The following are encoded together in the Marmota flaviventris isolate mMarFla1 chromosome 18, mMarFla1.hap1, whole genome shotgun sequence genome:
- the Aurkc gene encoding aurora kinase C, whose protein sequence is MDPGRQLQRAQEGPGSPSPVSASTRRRRSSRVPRGPAGAAAGQTQPGTPAVKRFTIDDFEIGRPLGKGRFGNVYLARLKKNHFIVALKVLFKSQIEKAGLEHQLRREIEIQAHLRHPNILRLYNYFLDPGRIYLILEFAPRGELYNLLQRSGPLDEQRTATIMEELAEALTYCHNKKVIHRDIKPENLLLGLMGEVKIADFGWSVHAPSLRRQTMCGTLDYLPPEIVEGRTYDEKVDLWCVGVLCYELLVGRPPFESPSQSETQRRILKVDVTFPPSMPEGAQDLVSKLLRYQPSERLPLAQVLEHPWVKAHSRRVLPPGAQKAS, encoded by the exons ATGGACCCCGGCCGCCAACTCCAAAGGGCTCAGGAGGGCCCTGGCTCCCCCTCACCCGTATCAGCATCCACCCGGAGGCGGCGGTCCTCTCGGGTACCGCGTGGACCAGCAG GAGCTGCAGCGGGCCAGACGCAACCCGGAACCCCCGCCGT GAAGCGCTTCACAATCGATGACTTTGAAATCGGGCGTCCTCTGGGCAAGGGCAGATTTGGGAACGTCTACCTGGCTCGACTGAAGAAGAACCATTTCATTGTGGCCCTGAAGGTCCTCTTCAAGTCCCAGATCGAGAAGGCGGGACTGGAGCACCAGCTGCGCAGGGAAATCGAGATCCAGGCGCACCTACG ACACCCGAACATCCTACGCCTCTACAACTATTTCCTTGACCCTGGACGCATATACCTGATTCTGGAGTTTGCTCCCAGGGGTGAGCTCTACAACTTGCTGCAGAGAAGCGGCCCCTTGGATGAGCAGCGCACAGCCACG ATAATGGAGGAGTTGGCAGAGGCCCTGACATACTGCCACAACAAGAAGGTGATTCACAGGGACATTAAGCCAGAGAATCTGCTCCTGGGGCTGATGGGTGAGGTGAAGATTGCAGACTTTGGCTGGTCTGTGCACGCCCCCTCCCTCAG GAGACAGACTATGTGTGGGACTCTGGACTACTTGCCCCCAGAAATAGTGGAAGGCAGGACCTACGATGAGAAGGTGGACCTGTGGTGCGTCGGGGTGCTCTGCTACGAGCTGCTGGTGGGACGGCCACCCTTTGAGAGCCCCTCTCAGAGCGAGACCCAGAGGCGCATCCTCAAG GTGGATGTGACGTTTCCCCCCTCCATGCCCGAGGGGGCCCAGGACTTGGTCTCCAAGCTTCTGAGATACCAGCCCTCAGAGCGGCTTCCCCTGGCTCAGGTCCTGGAGCACCCCTGGGTGAAGGCGCACTCCCGGAGGGTGTTGCCTCCCGGTGCTCAGAAGGCTTCCTGA